The following proteins come from a genomic window of Lycium ferocissimum isolate CSIRO_LF1 chromosome 4, AGI_CSIRO_Lferr_CH_V1, whole genome shotgun sequence:
- the LOC132053826 gene encoding uncharacterized protein LOC132053826, which translates to MIDTIIWNIRGVKSRGAFERLKFLTKLNKLQIISILEPFVDKDFITLYKRWIGMNGCCSNINGKIWIFWTSLFEASEISNDTQQVTMKFKQKDNFDVFYMTFVYAKDKEHLRKPLWESLHNSYNLVGGPWCISGDFNVIMDANEKKGGNPHKMQKSWDFINSMEECGMVDAGFSGPRFTWCNARDMGHRIWKRLDRVFINQEWTAKYPRTSVEHLASTGSDHTPMLVRCSNTDFQGMRYFKFLNFWTDQPQFKEIVQNSWQEDIQGNIMWKFQQKLKLLGKNLSKWSREQIGDIQKHVKEWESKMQLLEDKYIDDNRDEAREEMHKAQAIYSKWLKCEDSLLRQKASIRWLDEGDSNTKYFHSMINDRTRRLTLHKIKNQEGQWISGDKDIGDEAVKHFENLFGEDRDPQLHHLDCIHQEVTDKDNDALTTDPREEEIKKVVFDLNPNSAHSPDGFNGYFY; encoded by the coding sequence ATGATTGACACAATTATATGGAATATTCGAGGGGTAAAGTCCAGAGGGGCTTTTGAAAGACTTAAATTCCTTACAAAGCTGAACAAGCTTCAAATTATTTCTATTTTGGAACCTTTTGTTGACAAAGATTTCATCACTTTATACAAAAGATGGATTGGTATGAATGGTTGTTGCAGTAACATCAATGgcaaaatttggattttttggaCCTCTTTATTTGAGGCTTCCGAAATTTCTAATGACACTCAACAAGTTACAATGAAATTCAAGCAGAAAGACaactttgatgtgttttatATGACCTTTGTGTATGCTAAAGACAAGGAACATTTGAGGAAACCTTTATGGGAAAGCCTTCACAACTCCTACAACTTGGTGGGTGGCCCTTGGTGTATCTCTGGagatttcaatgttattatggatgcaaatgaaaagaaaggagGAAATCCTCATAAAATGCAGAAgagttgggattttataaacaGTATGGAAGAGTGTGGTATGGTGGATGCAGGGTTCTCAGGTCCTAGATTTACTTGGTGTAATGCCAGGGACATGGGACACAGAATCTGGAAAAGACTTGATAGAGTTTTTATTAACCAAGAATGGACTGCAAAATACCCTAGAACCAGTGTAGAACACCTAGCTAGCACAGGGTCAGACCATACCCCAATGCTAGTAAGATGTTCTAACACTGATTTCCAAGGGATGAGATATTTCAAGTTTCTAAATTTTTGGACTGATCAACCTCAGTTCAAAGAAATTGTTCAAAATAGTTGGCAAGAAGACATTCAAGGCAACATTATGTGgaaatttcaacaaaaactGAAACTTCTTGGAAAAAATCTCAGCAAATGGTCTAGAGAACAAATAGGGGATATTCAGAAGCATGTTAAGGAATGGGAAAGCAAGATGCAACTACTAGAAGATAAGTATATTGATGACAATAGAGATGAGGCCAGGGAAGAAATGCATAAAGCTCAAGCTATTTACTCTAAATGGCTTAAGTGTGAAGATTCTCTTCTAAGACAGAAGGCTAGTATAAGATGGCTCGATGAAGGTGACTCAAATACTAAATATTTCCACTCAATGATCAATGACAGAACAAGGAGACTTacattacataaaataaaaaatcaagaagGTCAGTGGATTTCTGGAGATAAGGACATTGGAGATGAAGCTGTTAAACACTTTGAGAATCTGTTTGGGGAAGATAGGGATCCACAACTCCATCACTTAGATTGTATACATCAAGAGGTTACAGACAAAGACAATGATGCCCTCACTACTGATCCAAGAGAAGAAGAGATCAAGAAGGTTGTTTTTGACTTAAATCCTAACAGTGCACATAGTCCAGATGGATTTAATGGATATTTTTATTAG
- the LOC132053827 gene encoding uncharacterized protein LOC132053827 produces the protein MSNRLACILPRLISDNQSGFVHGRLITENILLAQEIIHGIRDKKEGGNVFLKLDMSKAYDRVNWHFIIDVLKKYGFSDKWVDLVWRSFSNIWYSILINGSRKGFFHSSRGLRQGDPLSPALFILGAEVLSRMLNTLHNDNLYLWFLYEQCSGQLINEEKSCFLVSPNTCSDEVARIKEITGYKHKEFPFTYLGCPIYVSRKLISTFNDAITKVVRKTSGWQGKLLSIGGKAILIKHVLQSQPIYLLAAMKPPNEIFLQIERYMTKFFWGCTDKKKKLHWSSWAKMCYPTEEGGLVSED, from the exons ATGAGTAATAGGCTGGCCTGCATACTTCCAAGACTTATTTCTGATAATCAATCAGGATTTGTCCATGGAAGACTAATTACAGAAAATATTCTTTTGGCTCAGGAGATAATCCATGGAATCAGGGACAAGAAAGAGGGGGGAAATGTTTTTCTTAAACTAGACATGTCAAAAGCTTATGATAGGGTTAATTGGCACTTTATCATTGATGTTCTCAAGAAGTATGGTTTTTCTGATAAATGGGTGGATCTTGTATGGAGATCTTTCTCCAATATTTGGTACTCTATTCTTATAAATGGTTCAAGAAAAGGTTTCTTCCACTCCTCCAGGGGCTTGAGACAAGGAGACCCTCTGTCTCCTGCTCTTTTCATTTTGGGAGCTGAAGTTTTATCCAGAATGCTAAATACACTCCATAATGACAACCTTTATCTTTGGTTTCTCTATGAACAG TGTTCTGGCCAACTCataaatgaagagaaaagctgCTTTCTGGTGAGTCCCAATACCTGTTCTGATGAGGTTGCTAGAATTAAAGAAATTACTGGGTACAAGCATAAAGAATTTCCTTTTACCTACCTTGGGTGCCCAATTTATGTTAGTAGAAAACTCATTTCTACTTTCAATGATGCTATTACTAAAGTTGTCAGAAAAACCTCAGGATGGCAAGGAAAATTGCTATCGATTGGTGGTAAGGCCATTCTCATCAAACATGTTCTGCAATCCCAACCAATTTATCTGTTAGCTGCTATGAAACCTCCAAATGAGATCTTCTTACAAATTGAAAGATACATGACTAAGTTTTTCTGGGGTTGTACTGATAAGAAGAAGAAGCTTCACTGGAGCTCATGGGCTAAAATGTGTTATCCTACTGAAGAGGGTGGCTTGGTTTCAGAAGACTGA
- the LOC132053828 gene encoding uncharacterized protein LOC132053828 — MNIFTWNVKGSNQGYKQKELKEYIANNSVRLIAIIETRVKMDNADSIAKKMARGWNWINNYSMSPRVYGLHTINDRKILWEELRRLHDLTTTPWLAMGDYNAIKDASDRMHGTIVLGDANNAFFYASMKGRLASNGINNLVNSIGDTIQDQNAIEEEVIGFYKSLLGTNVDQLPTVDTTIMQQGKTLSRWQQMDLIQPVTREEVIGALKDMDDLKAPGCDGFTTLFLKKAWVLPKRMQQVMDDLVDKNQASFIPGRVITDNIILSHELVRGYASKGISARVMLKIDMRKAYDSVEWAYLEQILVCLKFPENFVKWIMKCVSTISYLVLINGGPTTPFQAKKGLRQGDPLSPFLFVLAMEDLDSVKQLFQGFQRFSQASGLSANLDKSSIYFGGVKPKNARCHIANIGICQRVKLWTVKFLSYAGRVQLIKTILFSIQVYWSQIVVLPEQVVKMIEATCRTFLWTGQAETSKKSLIAWDKLCYPKVTGGLNILDVKVWNKAAICKLLWTMKDFKAQKYFESAGYDEVGVLGLSSFSIKSVYSQMRGVIPKVDWRRMVCNNQGAPKWLFILYIAVSRKLLTRTRLAKWGTVTDVKCFLCDREDKDIDHLLFGCTFSGSIREKILEWQGIKRRAMTQNRKFNGQ; from the exons ATGAACATTTTCACTTGGAATGTGAAGGGGTCGAACCAGGGGTATAAacagaaagaattgaaggagtatATTGCTAATAATAGTGTTAGACTCATTGCTATAATAGAAACTAGGGTCAAAATGGATAATGCTGATAGTATTGCTAAAAAGATGGCTAGAGGTTGGAACTGGATAAATAATTATAGTATGAGCCCAAGAG TCTATGGATTGCACACTATAAATGATAGGAAAATACTGTGGGAGGAACTGAGAAGACTACATGACTTAACAACAACACCATGGCTTGCTATGGGTGATTACAATGCTATTAAAGATGCTAGTGATAGAATGCATGGGACTATAGt GTTGGGAGATGCTAATAATGCCTTCTTTTATGCAAGCATGAAGGGAAGGCTTGCTTCTAATGGCATTAACAACTTGGTTAACAGTATTGGGGATACTATACAGGATCAAAATGCAATTGAAGAGGAAGTGATAGGATTTTATAAATCCTTATTAGGCACAAATGTTGATCAGCTTCCAACAGTGGACACCACTATTATGCAACAAGGAAAAACATTGTCAAGATGGCAACAAATGGACTTAATACAACCAGTTACTAGGGAGGAGGTGATTGGGGCATTAAAGGACATGGATGATCTAAAGGCACCAGGGTGTGATGGTTTTACTACCCTTTTCTTGAAGAAAGCATGG GTTCTTCCCAAGAGAATGCAGCAGGTTATGGATGACTTGGTTGATAAGAACCAGGCATCTTTTATCCCAGGAAGGGTGATCACTGACAACATTATACTCAGCCATGAACTGGTTAGAGGTTATGCAAGTAAAGGGATCTCTGCTAGAGTAATGCTGAAGATAGATATGAGAAAAGCATATGACTCTGTGGAATGGGCTTATCTAGAACAGATATTAGTATGCTTAAAGTTTCCTGAAAATTTTGTAAAGTGGATCATGAAGTGTGTTAGCACTATATCTTATTTAGTGTTGATAAATGGGGGCCCTACTACTCCATTCCAAGCTAAAAAAGGATTAAGACAAGGGGATCCTTTGTCCCCTTTCCTATTTGTCTTGGCAATGGA GGATCTCGACTCTGTGAAGCAGCTGTTCCAAGGATTCCAAAGATTTTCTCAAGCATCTGGATTGAGTGCTAACTTGGACAAAAGTTCCATTTATTTTGGAGGTGTCAAACCAAAGAATGCAAGATGCCATATTGCAAACATTGGGATTTGTCAAAG AGTGAAATTATGGACAGTTAAATTTTTGTCATATGCTGGGAGGGTGCAACTGATTAAGACAATCCTATTTTCCATACAAGTATACTGGTCCCAGATAGTTGTGTTGCCAGAACAGGTGGTTAAGATGATAGAAGCTACTTGTAGGACATTTCTATGGACTGGTCAAGCTGAAACATCAAAGAAATCCCTCATTGCCTGGGATAAATTGTGCTACCCCAAGGTTACTGGTGGACTTAATATTCTTGATGTCAAAGTATGGAATAAAGCTGCAATTTGCAAGTTGCTCTGGACAATGA AGGATTTTAAAGCTCAGAAGTATTTTGAATCAGCAGGATATGATGAAGTTGGTGTACTAGGGCTCAGCTCCTTCTCCATCAAGAGTGTCTATAGCCAAATGAGAGGGGTGATACCTAAGGTGGACTGGAGGAGAATGGTTTGCAATAATCAAGGAGCACCTAAGTGGTTGTTTATACTATATATAGCTGTATCCAGGAAGCTCCTCACTAGAACAAGATTGGCCAAATGGGGCACTGTTACTGATGTAAAATGCTTCTTGTGTGACAGAGAGGATAAGGATATAGACCAtttgttgtttggttgcacttTTTCCGGTAGTATCCGGGAGAAAATACTCGAATGGCAAGGAATTAAGAGAAGAGCAATGACCCAAAACAGGAAGTTCAATGGGCAATAA